The DNA region CGGTGTGACGACCGGCACCGCGTTGCCGAAGGACGTCAGCGCGCGGGTGTGTCCGCCCTCCACCAGCAGCAGTTCCCCCAGTGCCTCCGGGGTCGCGACGGCGGCCACGACCCGCTCCCCCGCGGCCGCGGATCCGAGGACCTCGACGTCGCCGCCGAGCACTTCTGTGCTCACGCCGTCGCGGGTCACACGCAGCAGACGGACGCGCCCGCGGGTGCGGTCCTGCACGAGGAAGTCCTCGCCCACCGGGCTGATGACGCTGCCCACCTCACCCAGGTCGATCGTCTCGGGATCCGTCAGCCGACGTGGGCCGTCCGGCTCGAGCAGCCACAGCGACGTGGCGGCTGCGACGAAGTCCGTTCCGGACTCCCCCACGTCCGCGGCCAGCACGGCGATCATCCCGTCCTCGGCGACGGCCACCTCGGAGATCGAGAGCGCGGCGGTCCGGTCGATGAGCTCGCGCTCCCCCGAGCCGTCGGCGCGCACGGCGATCAGGCGCGAGCGAAGATCCCGGTGGTCCGATTCGATCTCGTCCAGAACCGTCAGCACCTCGTCGTCGCGGAACACTGCGCCGGTCCGGGATGCCGCCCCGTGCGTGAGCTGAACGGGCTCGGCGGGGATGACCTTCTTCTCCGGCTTGTCTGCGCCGTCCGGCAGCGCGGCGGGTGCGGGTTCGTAGAAGGGCTCGGCGTCCACGGCCGGGACCGGTACGACGAACAGCTGCGCGGGCCGGTCGGCGAGGTACCCCAGGCCGTTGGAGTGCCAGCGCACCCCGGTGATGCGACGCGGCGCCTCGGCCGAGGACTCCAGGCCGTCGACGCTCCCGTACCGACCGTGCTCGGGAACGCGCGCGGAGAAGGCGAGGGTGGCGCCGTCGCCGGACCAGTCGAATGCGTCCACCCCGAGCGGGGCAGCCGTCACCTGCACCGGCTCACCGCCGCGGGCGTCCACCACGTGGAGCTGCGCCTTGCCTCGGTCATCTCCGCGCAGGAACGCGATCCGCGCCCCATCGGGGGACAGCTGTGGCGACCGGTCCGCGGTGCCGCGCGTGAGACGGCGTGCCTGGCCGTCCGGCAGATCCACGCGCCACAGCTGGCCGACGGCACGGTTGGCGGTCAGATCGGGCCGCGATGTCGCAAAGACGGCGAACGATCCGTCCGGGGCGAGGTCAGGCCGGCCGACCGACATGAGCTTCTCGATGTCTGCGGGTCCCATGCTCACTCCCCCTCGAACGACGTGGTGTCCCCGACCAGGCGCGTGTTGGCCGGCGGGATCGGA from Microbacterium sp. zg-B185 includes:
- a CDS encoding S9 family peptidase; amino-acid sequence: MGPADIEKLMSVGRPDLAPDGSFAVFATSRPDLTANRAVGQLWRVDLPDGQARRLTRGTADRSPQLSPDGARIAFLRGDDRGKAQLHVVDARGGEPVQVTAAPLGVDAFDWSGDGATLAFSARVPEHGRYGSVDGLESSAEAPRRITGVRWHSNGLGYLADRPAQLFVVPVPAVDAEPFYEPAPAALPDGADKPEKKVIPAEPVQLTHGAASRTGAVFRDDEVLTVLDEIESDHRDLRSRLIAVRADGSGERELIDRTAALSISEVAVAEDGMIAVLAADVGESGTDFVAAATSLWLLEPDGPRRLTDPETIDLGEVGSVISPVGEDFLVQDRTRGRVRLLRVTRDGVSTEVLGGDVEVLGSAAAGERVVAAVATPEALGELLLVEGGHTRALTSFGNAVPVVTPRELTITGRDGYPIHGWVAQPAGEGPFPVLLQIHGGPYAAYGIHLFDETQVLVDAGYAVVYCNPRGSAGYGSEHGRSIRGAMGTVDFADVIDFLDGATAQDARLDRERVGIMGGSYGGYLTAWVIAHDHRFAGAIVERGFLDPVSFQGTSDIGSFFGDEYVGTEADAIARQSPMAVVGEVRTPTLVLHSELDFRCPLEQATRYYSALKRQGTEAELLVFPGEDHELTRAGQPRHRVERFEAVLDWWRRKLPVTDRP